A genome region from Macaca fascicularis isolate 582-1 chromosome 3, T2T-MFA8v1.1 includes the following:
- the LOC107129080 gene encoding large ribosomal subunit protein eL34-like, giving the protein MVQRLTYRRRLSYNTASSKTRLSRTPGNRIVDLYTKKVGKAPKSACGVCPGRLRGVRAVRPKVLMRLSKTKKHVSRAYGGSMCAKCVCDRIKRAFCIEEQKIVVKVLKAQAQSQKAK; this is encoded by the coding sequence ATGGTCCAGCGTTTGACATACCGACGTAGGCTTTCCTACAATACAGCCTCTAGCAAAACTAGGCTGTCCCGAACCCCTGGTAATAGAATTGTTGACCTTTATACCAAGAAGGTTGGGAAAGCACCAAAATCTGCATGTGGTGTGTGCCCAGGCAGACTTCGAGGGGTTCGTGCTGTAAGACCTAAAGTTCTTATGAGATTgtccaaaacaaagaaacatgtcAGCAGGGCCTATGGTGGTTCCATGTGTGCTAAATGTGTTTGTGACAGGATCAAGCGTGCTTTCTGTATCGAGGAGCAGAAAATCGTTGTGAAAGTGTTGAAGGCACAAGCACAGAGTCAGAAagctaaataa